In the Leishmania panamensis strain MHOM/PA/94/PSC-1 chromosome 30 sequence genome, one interval contains:
- a CDS encoding hypothetical protein (TriTrypDB/GeneDB-style sysID: LpmP.30.0780) encodes MLRRCVSAVAPAAHVPYPATAVAEVQKRFLKIVKSTFGYYLARRGQRKFPFHRRPHIKNTQAMNLNAPYFWSYMTAKSQSFFLPADNYITGDWTGKFFVSKRQVYTLQHATGGGKVRVKSFPSVFELNSPSRWNVGKEMNTLTKPRMDLIDDQMLTKKQRLDYVKAGFLPK; translated from the coding sequence ATGCTTCGCCGTTGTGTTTCCGCTgtcgcgccagcagcgcatgTTCCTTACCCAGCCACCGCGGTGGCTGAAGTGCAGAAACGCTTTCTGAAAATTGTCAAGTCTACTTTCGGCTACTACCTAGCTCGGAGGGGACAGCGTAAGTTTCCGTTCCATCGTAGACCGCATATCAAGAACACTCAGGCAATGAATCTAAACGCGCCGTACTTCTGGAGCTACATGACGGCGAAGAGCCAgtcctttttccttcctgcGGATAATTACATAACTGGCGACTGGACAGGGAAGTTTTTCGTCTCAAAGCGACAGGTGTATACTCTTCAACATGCCACTGGCGGAGGAAAGGTGAGAGTCAAGTCGTTTCCATCCGTTTTCGAGCTGAACAGCCCTTCTCGATGGAATGTAGGCAAGGAAATGAACACATTAACGAAGCCGAGAATGGACCTCATCGACGATCAGATGCTTACGAAGAAGCAGCGTTTAGATTACGTGAA